The Lichenihabitans psoromatis genome contains a region encoding:
- a CDS encoding DHA2 family efflux MFS transporter permease subunit codes for MLDASSGPSTTPPFAKIPPTRNFRTIALIIASAMFMEQLDATVLTTALPTMARDFGVTATSMSVALTSYLLSLAIFIPASGKVADRFGSRVVFRGAIVVFTLGSIFCAQAPNLTLLVLARVFQGLGGAMMMPVGRLVLLRSVERRNMVSAMSWLLVPALIGPIIGPPVGGFFVTYLDWRWIFYINVPIGILGVVLVSLFIDDVPGISIGRFDTLGMLLSGVSLGCLFFGFEMTSHAGEGWVVLMMLTIGLVSGALYVRHSRRVTDPILDLSLMQVPNFGLSVIAGSLTRITQGAQPFLLPLMLQIGFGLSAATSGTIVIATAIGSMSMKGLAPRILRRFGFRTSLIVNGIVASFGYAICAAFRPGWPHWAMFGILVFCGFFMSFQFTGYNTVAFDEISNARMSSATSFYTTFQQLMLSVGICVAVLALQGSMVARGHTTPQLGDFSAAFLIVTAISLTATIWNLRFSPHAGAEISGHRLQQQSATDVTDAID; via the coding sequence ATGTTGGACGCCTCCTCCGGCCCATCCACCACCCCCCCGTTCGCCAAAATTCCGCCGACCCGAAACTTCCGAACCATCGCGCTCATCATCGCCAGCGCCATGTTCATGGAACAGCTGGACGCGACCGTCTTGACGACGGCCCTGCCGACGATGGCGCGCGATTTCGGCGTGACGGCGACGAGCATGAGCGTGGCGTTGACGTCCTATCTGCTGAGCCTCGCGATCTTCATCCCGGCCAGCGGCAAGGTGGCCGATCGCTTCGGCTCGCGTGTGGTGTTTCGCGGCGCGATCGTGGTGTTCACGTTGGGATCGATCTTCTGCGCGCAGGCCCCCAACCTGACCTTGCTGGTGCTGGCCCGCGTTTTCCAAGGGCTCGGCGGCGCCATGATGATGCCGGTCGGTCGGCTCGTGCTGCTCCGCAGCGTCGAGCGCCGCAACATGGTGTCGGCCATGTCCTGGTTGCTGGTGCCGGCCTTGATCGGGCCGATCATCGGGCCGCCTGTCGGCGGTTTCTTCGTGACCTATCTCGATTGGCGCTGGATTTTCTATATCAACGTGCCGATCGGTATTCTGGGGGTTGTCCTCGTCAGCTTGTTCATCGACGACGTCCCCGGCATCTCGATCGGGCGCTTCGACACGCTCGGCATGCTGCTGTCCGGTGTATCGCTCGGCTGCCTTTTCTTCGGCTTCGAGATGACGAGCCACGCGGGCGAGGGCTGGGTCGTCCTCATGATGTTAACGATCGGCTTGGTGTCGGGCGCCCTCTACGTGCGGCATTCCCGCCGCGTGACCGACCCGATCCTCGATCTTTCCCTGATGCAGGTGCCGAATTTCGGCCTCTCGGTCATCGCGGGCTCCTTGACGCGCATCACCCAGGGCGCTCAGCCCTTTCTGCTTCCGCTGATGCTGCAGATCGGCTTCGGCCTGTCGGCCGCCACCAGCGGCACGATCGTGATCGCCACCGCGATCGGCTCGATGTCGATGAAAGGGCTGGCGCCTCGCATCCTGCGGCGCTTCGGCTTCCGCACCAGCCTGATCGTGAACGGCATCGTGGCTAGCTTTGGCTATGCGATCTGTGCCGCCTTTCGGCCCGGCTGGCCGCATTGGGCCATGTTCGGGATCCTGGTCTTCTGCGGATTCTTCATGTCGTTTCAGTTCACCGGCTACAATACGGTGGCGTTCGACGAGATTTCCAATGCGCGGATGAGTTCGGCCACGAGCTTCTACACGACGTTTCAGCAGCTCATGCTGTCTGTCGGGATCTGCGTCGCAGTGCTGGCTCTCCAAGGATCCATGGTGGCGCGCGGTCACACGACGCCGCAACTCGGCGACTTCTCGGCCGCGTTCCTGATCGTCACGGCGATCTCGTTGACCGCGACGATCTGGAACCTCCGTTTCTCACCCCATGCGGGCGCGGAGATCAGCGGCCATCGGTTGCAACAGCAATCCGCCACCGACGTGACGGATGCGATCGACTGA
- a CDS encoding polyphosphate kinase 2 family protein, producing MPDPSTDTEVQPAELGPKQIRKIVDRFRVTDGADFKLKHYATDDPLPDIVDKSQAKALLQQGVQRLSDLQELLYANASWSLLIVFQAMDAAGKDGTIKHVMSGVNPQGIQVTSFKAPGPEDLAHDFLWRINRALPARGMIGIFNRSHYEEVLVTRVHPDILEKQGLPPSLIDGKKFWDHRLKDIAGFERHLARQGTIVLKFFLNVGRDEQKKRFLERLDHPDKNWKFDIGDLKERGYWTDYMAAYEEAIAATATEQAPWFVVPADQKWFMRLVIVAAINDALEALALKTVMPTDEQVASFAEARRRLEQEP from the coding sequence ATGCCCGATCCGAGCACCGACACGGAGGTCCAGCCAGCCGAACTCGGCCCGAAGCAGATCCGCAAGATCGTCGACCGATTTCGCGTGACGGATGGGGCGGACTTCAAACTGAAACATTACGCGACCGACGACCCTCTGCCGGACATCGTCGACAAGTCGCAGGCCAAGGCGTTGCTGCAACAAGGTGTGCAGCGATTATCGGACCTGCAGGAACTGCTCTACGCCAATGCGTCATGGTCACTGCTGATCGTGTTTCAGGCCATGGACGCCGCCGGCAAGGACGGCACGATCAAACACGTCATGTCCGGGGTCAACCCACAGGGGATTCAGGTGACCTCCTTCAAGGCGCCGGGCCCCGAGGATCTGGCGCATGACTTTCTGTGGCGGATCAATCGCGCACTACCGGCTCGCGGCATGATCGGCATTTTCAACCGCTCGCATTATGAGGAGGTGCTGGTCACCCGCGTCCACCCCGACATCCTGGAAAAGCAGGGGCTGCCGCCATCGCTCATCGACGGCAAGAAGTTCTGGGATCATCGCTTGAAGGATATCGCAGGCTTCGAGCGGCATCTGGCACGACAAGGGACGATCGTGCTGAAGTTCTTCCTGAATGTCGGCCGAGACGAGCAGAAGAAGCGCTTTCTCGAACGCCTCGACCATCCCGATAAAAACTGGAAATTCGACATCGGCGATCTGAAAGAACGAGGCTATTGGACCGACTATATGGCGGCCTACGAGGAAGCGATCGCCGCAACCGCAACCGAACAGGCGCCGTGGTTCGTCGTTCCGGCGGATCAGAAATGGTTCATGCGCCTCGTGATCGTCGCGGCCATCAACGACGCCTTGGAGGCGCTCGCCCTGAAGACCGTGATGCCCACCGACGAGCAGGTCGCGAGCTTTGCCGAGGCGAGGCGTCGCCTCGAACAGGAGCCGTAA
- the cobD gene encoding threonine-phosphate decarboxylase CobD: protein MAETVVSRVERGRLAQHGGDLAAARNLFPGAPLPWIDLSTGINPRPYPIGTITPDGVARLPGLDALAGLEAAAAEAYGARDVAQVVAAPGTQALIQWLPRLLRPARRVGILGFTYGEHQRAWGAAGAEVVTVEDVDALATVDVAVVVNPNNPDGRLVAPEQLRRLAATLSARGGLLVVDEAFMDVIQPGMSLIPTLPDLGALVLRSFGKTYGLGGLRLGFAVASDDLARQIRTALGPWAVSGPAIEVGTRALCDTAWLTGETLHLSRASRRLDDLLASAGCDIVGGTPLFRLARSPDAPSIFEHLARRGILCRPFAHRPDWLRFGLCDGEAAWTRLSDALMKR, encoded by the coding sequence ATGGCTGAGACGGTGGTAAGCAGAGTGGAGCGCGGGCGGTTGGCGCAACACGGTGGCGACCTCGCGGCGGCGCGCAACCTGTTTCCGGGCGCGCCCCTCCCGTGGATCGACTTGTCCACCGGCATCAACCCGCGCCCCTACCCGATCGGTACGATCACGCCGGATGGCGTCGCCCGTCTCCCCGGGCTCGACGCCCTGGCGGGTTTAGAAGCCGCCGCCGCCGAAGCTTACGGCGCGCGGGATGTGGCACAGGTCGTCGCCGCGCCGGGCACCCAGGCGTTGATCCAGTGGCTGCCGCGTCTCCTGCGGCCGGCCCGTCGCGTCGGGATCCTCGGTTTTACCTATGGGGAGCACCAGCGGGCCTGGGGCGCCGCCGGGGCGGAGGTCGTCACGGTCGAGGACGTCGACGCGCTTGCGACAGTCGACGTCGCGGTCGTGGTCAATCCGAACAATCCCGATGGGCGGCTGGTCGCGCCGGAGCAACTCCGGAGGCTCGCCGCCACACTGTCCGCGCGCGGCGGGCTCCTCGTGGTCGACGAAGCCTTCATGGATGTGATCCAGCCGGGCATGAGCCTCATCCCAACGCTGCCCGACCTTGGCGCCCTCGTGTTGCGATCGTTCGGCAAGACCTATGGGCTCGGCGGCCTGCGGCTCGGTTTCGCAGTGGCGTCGGACGATCTGGCGCGGCAGATCCGGACGGCCCTCGGACCCTGGGCCGTGTCGGGTCCCGCGATCGAGGTCGGCACCCGCGCGCTTTGCGACACCGCTTGGCTCACCGGCGAGACGCTGCACCTGAGCCGCGCGAGTCGGCGTCTCGACGATCTGCTGGCGTCCGCAGGCTGCGACATCGTCGGTGGCACCCCACTGTTCCGGCTCGCCCGATCGCCGGACGCGCCGTCCATCTTCGAGCATCTGGCGCGGCGCGGCATTCTGTGTCGCCCCTTCGCGCATCGGCCGGACTGGCTGCGCTTTGGGCTTTGCGACGGAGAGGCGGCCTGGACGCGCCTGTCCGATGCGCTGATGAAGCGTTGA